ACTATCTTTGATTCACCGTTAACATTCAATAATTGAGCTGCATAGCAACAAAAATAATGTCATTAGACCAGTTATACAAAACCACACGTCCATATGGATGCTGAGGGAATTTTTCAGTATTAATAAAGTGTTGTCAAGTAGCTCTAAGGGATAATAAATCCAGATGCTTACCAGATCACCAACAACCGGTGATGCGTCGATACCTGAAATCCCTTCCCTTGTCCACCGTTGCGGCGTCCCCTGCTCGCCGCCACCGGCATGAGATCCCGATGAGGGTGAGGAAGTAGATGCAGAGGCATCACATATTTTCTTAGAGGGCCTTGCTGCAACAGCAACTTCCCTGTCATGGAGAAAATTCAAGGGTCAGGAGAAAGAACCCAAATATAACAAAGGCATAACTAGTTATTTATTACAAATTGTGGTATATATGTTGTTACTAGTACACACTAAGGCAAATAAGCGAGAATAGGAATTATTCCCATTGTGAGATGCATATATAGGATTAAAAGAGAGAGCAATGAAGCTGCCCAGCCGCCCGCAAAATGTTGTTCGAGTAGAACAAATTATTGCCAAGGAACAAACGAGCAGTTTACTTTTCCATTGGATAGTAACAACCGTCCTACCATAATATAAATCTCGCTCTTCCCTACGGAACAGGCTCACAATAACATGCGTATTGTCTTTGGTATCCAAGAGAATTTAATTGTTCAGAGTTCCCAGTTCCCCTTATGTACAGTACAGACCGTCTCCAATAATAATTTCATGCGACAATTGACGTTACGTCAGCGACCAGGAAGGTGGACTTCACCTTCCTGGTATATATATCTACGTGTTTCGCTGTATATACCTACTAGCTGCGTTGATCATGCATCCTGATTACGAGTACTGACCTCTTATTATATATCTACGTGTTTCGCAAATTCTGCAATCTAATTAAGAACTTATAAGGCTAGTCTGAATTGATCGAGACATGATAATCCAGTTAATCAAGAGTTACATGCTGCATCCGTACGTGCGACTGAATTTTGGAAGGTTAATCTGGACGAAAGATTAACTTAGATGATTATCTAGTGCTTTTCAGAAAGTAATAATCAAACTAAAGCTTTAAGCTGGCACGTAGTACTGTGTTGAGCTCTGTAATTCTTGTTACTGAAAGCTAGTTGGCCTGACTTCTAAAAGGTTAAAAATTGACGGCTACAAATGTATGCCCTAAATAGGTAGTCCATTTTTGACCTTGACTGCCATGAAGGGGTCACTTGCTACTCTGGCATCTATGTTGACAAATTGACTATTAGTATTAGTTGGGGGCTATTTCAGTGTGACCAAgtagtgttgtttttgtggacaATCTAGAGCTACTAATCATGTATGTAATATTATTATGACTCATAGTatttagttattattattatttagcaTGTACTCCCTCTTTACCTTGTTCTccccaactataattatttagcatGTACTCCCTCTCACCAGTAGGGCTCCCGGGTAGGGCTCGTAGAAGCCGAAGCCGGTGAGGAGGTTCCCCGACGCGTCGCTCCCGAAGGCGGCGTAGCCGAAGCAGCCGAAGCAGAGGTAGAAGAAGGTGGTGACCAGGATGGAGATGATGGACGCCTTCTGCATCGTCTTCTTCTCGGCAGGTGGTGACTTGACGGTGTCCTACAATATAGGCACACGAGCGAAACAAAACAAGGTGTCATCAAGCTCGGTGGTTTACTGACAGTACTACCAAATACAGTAAGTACTAATTCTGAAAAACGGGATGTCATCATGCTCGGTGGTTTACTGACAGTATTACTACCTGAATTACTACCTGGCCAGGCCAGAAAAGAAGCAGGGCATAGTACTTACAGATGGTGCTAGCGAGGCCAAGGCCGAGGCCGATGAAGGCGTAGGAGAAGGACATGACCGCGGCAACGACGGAGAGCCACGCCATGTCGTGGAAGTCCGGTATGAAGGAGAGGAGGAGCTGCGCCCCACcgaacttgagcatgtagtagcttCCGTCGAAGCTGCACGACGCGTCGTGCCCGTGCGCGTGGTAGCAGCCTTCAGAATCGCCCTGCGGCATGGAAAACGATCGGCTTAAAACAGCAGCACGTACTAGGCGAACACGAAAAGGAAGGCAAGCTATGTAGTAATTCTACTCCAAGTCACATGATTCTTGCTCGATGGGTGGTGCAACTAATGCAACTGCTGGCGAGCGGCGACTACCTGATGCTAGTGGCGGTGGTGATGGTGTATGCGACGCCGCAGCCGTACAGGCTCAGGTACTGCAGCGAGCCGCAAGCCTAGGTCTACTTCTTGCCTGAGTAGGTTGCCATAGTGATGCACCCAGATCAAATCACAAAGTCACCAGCAGCGCGGGCGCACAGCTCCCCTCGATGGTCGGCGACGAGGCCCCGACAACGGAGGCGGCGTGCCAGGACCTGGTCGAGATCCTGGACGAGGGATCGGGCCGGCTGGACATGGGCAGGTACGTGGACCACGTCCGCGACCTGTCGGTGGGCGCCATCGCCACCTTCGAGGGCACCACGCGGGACCACTTCGACGGGAGACGCGTGGTGGAGCTCCGCTACGAGGCGTACGGGTCAACGGCGCGGCTCCGGCTCGAGGCCATCCTCTGCGAGGCCCGCGCCGCCCACGCGTTGTGCCGGCTGGCCGTGGCGCACCGCCTCGGGACGGTCCCCGTCGGTGAGGCCAGCGTGTTCGTGGCGCACCGCCTCGGGACGGTCCCCGTCGGTGAGGCCAGCGTGTTCGTGGCGGCCACCGGATCTGGATCTGGATCAGAGAGGAGATGGTTGGGGCTGGCGGCTCTAGTGAGTGGGGGAGAAGGGACGAGAGGATAGGGCTACGTGGGTAAGACTGAGAGGGGGTGGGATTGATGGCTGCCGTTGGATCTCGGAGCATCCAACGGTGTTTGTTGCATGATCCGTGGGAAGGGTAGTTCTGCATTTTGATTGGTCTGAGATATGTAacaataaaaataattttgaagTGTTAAAAATATGtgtgtttgtgaagcaactatcaaGAGTGTATTGTAAAATGATGTCACTAAAATTTCCACTCaaggtatatcatatttcatggattatcaccgcataagatgaggtgggatagaatggacccacgagtgacatgtcaacatagttagaacatgttacgacatttttataatcgtcgtaaaagttatgacgatctcatcttatgcggttacgacgcttttgactcacatcgtcataatttatatgtagatttgatcccctcaaacggtttacgacaatctcggatgaaatcgtcatagatttatgacgaattcatcaacaacgtcttaaaaaacgtcatgtatgagcatatttcttgtagtgtctcttatatgcatcatttcatatccttgtaattctcttcgagttgtgggttttgtttggccaacttgatctatgattcttgcaat
This genomic stretch from Hordeum vulgare subsp. vulgare chromosome 6H, MorexV3_pseudomolecules_assembly, whole genome shotgun sequence harbors:
- the LOC123405064 gene encoding molybdopterin synthase catalytic subunit-like; translated protein: MVGDEAPTTEAACQDLVEILDEGSGRLDMGRYVDHVRDLSVGAIATFEGTTRDHFDGRRVVELRYEAYGSTARLRLEAILCEARAAHALCRLAVAHRLGTVPVGEASVFVAHRLGTVPVGEASVFVAATGSGSGSERRWLGLAALVSGGEGTRG